One Miscanthus floridulus cultivar M001 chromosome 11, ASM1932011v1, whole genome shotgun sequence DNA window includes the following coding sequences:
- the LOC136493387 gene encoding extensin-like gives MMGGKAALLLALVAVSLAVEIQADAGYGYGGGYPTPTPPATPAPKPEKPPTKGPKPEKPPKEHGHKPEKPPKEHKPPKEHKPTPPTYTPGPKPTPPATPKPTPPTYTPTPSPPKPSPPKPTPPTYTPTPTKPTPKPTPPTYTPSPKPPATKPPTYPTPKPTPPTKPPTPKPTPPVYTPSPKPPVTKPPTYPTPKPTPPTYTPTPKPPATKPPTYTPTPPAYKPPATTPPATKPPTYTPKPKPTPPTYKPAPKPTPPAYKPPTPTPPAYKQPPVSHTPSPPPPYY, from the coding sequence atgatgGGTGGCAAGGCCGCTCTGCTGCTGGCCCTGGTGGCCGTGAGCCTGGCCGTGGAGATCCAGGCCGACGCCGGCTACGGCTACGGCGGCGGCtacccgacgccgacgccgccggcCACCCCGGCCCCGAAGCCCGAGAAGCCCCCCACCAAGGGGCCCAAGCCGGAGAAGCCGCCCAAGGAGCACGGCCACAAGCCGGAGAAGCCTCCCAAGGAGCACAAGCCGCCCAAGGAGCACAAGCCGACTCCGCCCACCTACACCCCGGGCCCCAAGCCGACGCCGCCGGCTACTCCCAAGCCGACGCCGCCCACGTACACTCCCACCCCGTCACCCCCCAAGCCGTCTCCGCCCAAGCCCACACCGCCGACCTACACCCCGACCCCGACGAAGCCCACACCAAAACCCACTCCGCCGACGTACACCCCCAGCCCCAAGCCACCGGCTACCAAGCCGCCAACCTATCCGACACCGAAGCCGACCCCACCTACCAAGCCTCCGACGCCCAAGCCGACCCCGCCGGTGTACACTCCGAGCCCCAAGCCACCGGTCACCAAGCCCCCAACCTACCCGACACCCAAGCCGACCCCGCCGACGTACACTCCCACACCGAAGCCACCGGCTACCAAGCCGCCCACCTACACTCCAACGCCGCCGGCGTACAAGCCCCCGGCCACCACTCCGCCGGCTACCAAGCCGCCGACCTACACGCCGAAGCCCAAGCCGACGCCGCCAACCTACAAGCCGGCACCCAAGCCGACGCCGCCAGCGTACAAGCCCCCGACCCCTACTCCACCGGCGTACAAGCAGCCGCCGGTGTCTCACACCCCCAGCCCGCCGCCGCCTTACTACTAG